From Panicum hallii strain FIL2 chromosome 2, PHallii_v3.1, whole genome shotgun sequence, a single genomic window includes:
- the LOC112880607 gene encoding protein indeterminate-domain 4, chloroplastic-like, producing MAAASSAPFFGLGDTQMQPQGPSLQQNSAAAAPGAAAAPPKKKRNQPGNPNPDAEVIALSPRTLLATNRFVCEVCNKGFQREQNLQLHRRGHNLPWKLKQKNPKEARRRVYLCPEPTCVHHDPSRALGDLTGIKKHYCRKHGEKKWKCDKCNKRYAVQSDWKAHSKTCGTREYRCDCGTLFSRRDSFITHRAFCDALARESAQMPPLGAGLYVGTGSMSLGLSGGAAQMHGFADQAGQSSSAAAAAQFDHIMPPSSGPSLFRSQASASSSSFFLGGGAPTPAQDFSNDPQGGQGSSLLHSKSSFQGLMQLPEQQHQSGSSNANGNNLLNLGFFSGNGGGGSAGGQDARLVVQDQFNGSGGGGGNADHGSVMASMGSHLSCSSFPYSSPSAGLAQNSATALLMKAAQMGSTSSAQNGPSALLRAAGFSSASGQGASRAAGEGTSSHEAHFHDLIMNSLAGGGGGGGGGFSSGAGFGAVDDGKLSTRDFLGVGRGSMAPPGLHIGALDPAQMK from the exons ATGGCGGCCGCCTCGTCCGCGCCCTTCTTCGGGCTCGGCGACACCCAGATGCAGCCACAGGGCCCCTCTCTGCAGCAAAACTCCGCGGCCGCCgctcccggcgccgccgccgcgccgcccaagaagaagaggaaccaGCCCGGCaatccaa ACCCCGACGCGGAGGTGATCGCGCTGTCGCCGCGGACGCTGCTGGCGACGAACCGGTTCGTGTGCGAGGTGTGCAACAAGGGGTTCCAGCGCGAGCAGAACCTGCAGCTCCACCGGCGCGGCCACAACCTGCCGTGGAAGCTGAAGCAGAAGAACCCCAAGGAGGCCCGGCGGCGGGTGTACCTGTGCCCGGAGCCGACGTGCGTGCACCACGACCCGTCCCGGGCGCTGGGCGACCTCACCGGGATCAAGAAGCACTACTGCCGCAAGCACGGCGAGAAGAAGTGGAAGTGCGACAAGTGCAACAAGCGCTACGCCGTGCAGTCGGACTGGAAGGCGCACTCCAAGACCTGCGGCACCCGCGAGTACCGCTGCGACTGCGGCACGCTCTTCTCCAG GAGGGATAGCTTCATCACCCACCGTGCTTTCTGCGACGCGCTGGCTCGTGAGAGCGCGCAGATGCCTCCACTGGGTGCTGGCCTCTACGTCGGCACCGGCAGCATGAGCCTCGGGCTCTCCGGCGGCGCCGCCCAGATGCATGGCTTCGCAGACCAAGCCGGCCAGTCCTCTTCAGCAGCAGCGGCCGCTCAATTCGACCACATCATGCCACCGTCCTCGGGCCCCTCTTTGTTCCGTTCTCAGGCGtcggcctcgtcgtcgtctttcttcctcggcggcggcgctcctacTCCCGCCCAGGACTTCTCCAACGACCCCCAGGGTGGACAGGGCTCGTCTCTACTTCACAGCAAGTCGTCCTTCCAAGGCCTGATGCAACTCcccgagcagcagcaccagTCGGGCAGCAGCAACGCCAACGGTAATAACCTCCTGAACCTCGGCTTCTTCtctggcaacggcggcggcggctcggccggcggccAGGACGCGCGCCTTGTCGTCCAAGACCAATtcaacggcagcggcggcggcggcggcaacgcCGATCACGGCAGCGTGATGGCGTCCATGGGAAGCCACCTCAGCTGCAGCAGCTTCCCCTACTCATCTCCATCGGCCGGCCTGGCGCAGAACTCGGCGACGGCGCTCCTGATGAAGGCGGCCCAGATGGGCTCGACGTCGAGCGCCCAGAACGGCCCCAGCGCGCTCCTCCGAGCCGCCGGCTTCAGCTCCGCCAGCGGCCAGGGGGCTAGCAGGGCCGCAGGAGAAGGGACGTCGTCGCACGAGGCGCACTTTCATGACCTCATCATGAACTCTctggcgggaggcggcggcggcggcggcggcggcttctccAGCGGCGCAGGGTTCGGGGCCGTGGACGACGGCAAGCTGAGCACGAGGGACTTCCTCGGCGTCGGCAGGGGCTCGATGGCGCCGCCCGGGCTCCACATCGGCGCACTGGACCCGGCCCAGATGAAGTGA